A region of the Polynucleobacter sp. MWH-Braz-FAM2G genome:
GACCAGAGGAGCAAAAGCGGTTCACTGTAATACCGCCTACTGTATTTGGAAGGCCGCCCAAGAGTAAACCTATGCGAGCCACATTTAAGCCTTGCTGCGCTTCAGGCATCGCGCAACCAATGATCGCATCTTCGATAGCTTTTGGGTCAAGGGTGGGTACTTGTGTCAACACCTGTTGCAAAGCATTGCCGAGTAAATCGTCTGGTCGCGTATTTTTTAACGCGCCTCTACCAGATTTTCCAACAGCACTGCGTGTTGCGGCAACAATGTATGCGTCTTGAATATTTTTCATCTTGGTATCTCGGTTAATTAATTGCGGACAGGCTTGCCGTTTTGCAGAATGCCCATAATTCGTTCCATGGTCTTAGGATGACCAATCAACTCAACAAATGCTTGTCGTTCGAGTTTGAGCAACCATTCTTCTGTTACCAGAGTGCCAGCATCTACATTGCCGCCGGTGATGATCTCAATGATTTTCTTCGCAATAAATGCATCATGTTCGGATATGAAGCCACCATCTCGCATATTGACTACTTGACCCATCACTGTAGCTGCTACTGAACGTCCGCCTACTGGAATAAGCGCTGAAATTGGGGGCTTATATCCTGCATATTGCATTGCCTTCACTTGATTCTGTGCAATAGCAAGTAGTTCATATACATTGGGGACAATAATGTCTCCTTTTTGTAGGTAAGCCATTCTCATAGCATCTTGAGCAGAGGAAGATACTTTTGCCATAGCAGCATTCTCAAAAGAGGCTTTTGTGAAATCCAAATAATTGGTATTTCCAGCAAGCGCTACTCCTTGTGCCGCACGAATAGCCGCTTCCTTAAGGCCACCTCCTGCTGGTAATAATCCAACTCCCACTTCTACAAGACCTATATAGCTTTCAATGGCAGTCACTCTGCGAGCCGATTGCATGACTAGCTCACATCCACCGCCTAGGGCAATCCCTGAAACTGCTGTGACTACAGGTACTTGAGCGTATTTCACGCGCATCATGGTGTCTTGGAATAATTTTACGAATGGTTCAACGCCAGCGGGGCCGCCTTTCATGACCATTGGTAAGGCTGCTTCTAAATTAGCACCAGCTGAAAACGGTCCTCCAGGGGTGCCTAGTTTTAAAGAGCTGGGCTGCCAAATCACTAGACCTGCATAGTTTGCTTCAGCGATTTCAACTGCCTTTTGAATACCATTTAATACATCGGGACTAATGGTATTCATTTTGGATCTAAATGAAGCTATCAAGACAGTGGGCTCACGATCTTCTACCCAAGCGCGTAAGTCTGGATTCTCATAGATAGTAGTGCCTGCAGTTTTAGGGTCGGGTGAGCCGTCACCTAATAATGGCGCTCTAAATACTTGCTTTTGATAGACGGGCAAATCAGAGCGAGGTATGTATTTATTTTCAGATGCAGACCATGACCCCTCAGGTGTATGAAAAGCTTGTTTTTCAGCAACTGGGCCACTAAATAGCCATGCCGGTAGAGGCTCCTTACTTAAGGCCTTGCCTGCATCGATATCTTCTTTGATCCAATTAGCTACTTGCGTTACACCGGCTGCTTGCCAATCTTCAAAGGGACCTTTGTCCCAACCGTAACCCCAACGCATTGCAAAGTCGATTTCACGTGCAGACTGAGCAATGTCGCCCAATTGAATCGCACAGTAGTGAAAGATATCGCGATAGATTGCCCATAAAAATTGCGCTTGTGGTTCGTCGGTCTCTCGGAGTAATCCCAGTCTTTCCGCAATGGGTTTTTTTAGAATACGTTCAACGAGAGGTTCAATGGTCGCGGTTGATGCTTTGTATTCACCTGTAGTGGCATCTAGGACCATGACATTCTTGCCATCCTTGCGATAAAAACCCGCTTTCGTTTTTTGGCCAAGCGCACCTTTGGATATGAGCTGAGCGACAACTTCCGGAACCTTAAATAGGGCAGAGAAGGGATCGGCCTGCAAGGAGTTTTCCATGGTTTTTATGACATGAGCCATGGTATCTAGACCTACAACATCACTTGTTCTAAAAGTAGCGGATTTAGCTCGACCTAATTTACTGCCAGTAATTGCATCGACTGCATCGAACCCTAGACAAAATTTTTGTGCTTCAGCAAAAACCGCTAGGATAGAAAATACACCTACACGATTGCCAATGAAATTCGGTGTATCTTTAGCGCGCACCACACCCTTACCCATGGTGGAGGTCATAAAGGTTTCTAAAGTGTCTAATACAGCAGGTTCAGTATCAACCGCGGGAATCAGTTCCAGCAAGTGCATGTATCGAGGTGGGTTAAAGAAATGCACGCCACAAAAGCGTTTTTTTAGATCACCTGAAAAACCTTTGGCAAGTTCACCAATGGGAAGTCCGGAGGTATTGGTGGCAAATAGAGCATGCGCCGGTATATGTGGAGCTACTTTTTCATAAAGAGCATGCTTCCAATCTAAGCGCTCAGCAATCGCTTCAATAATCAGATCACAGCCTGCCAGCAGACCTAGATCATCCTCATAGTTTGCCGCTTGAATCAAATTAGCATCGTTTGCTAAACCCAGAGGAGCAGGTTTGAGTTTTTTAAGATTCTCGATTGCCTTTAGGGCGATTGCATTCTTATTGACTGGTTTTCCATCATCGGACTTGCTGGGTAAGTCAAATAAAACGACAGGTAACCCCACATTAATGCATTGGGCAGCAATTTGAGCGCCCATCACACCAGCACCTAAGATGGCAACTTTTTTAATGATCTTGTTTTCACTCATATTCAGTCTCTCAGAAAAATTCAGCAGGCATTGCCATTAAGGATTTAGAGCCAGCACGCGCTTGACGTATCAACATGGCGGTCTCTGGAAGTAATTTATCAAAGTAAAAGCGCGCAGTAGCGAGCTTGGCCTGATAAAAAGGATCATTACTTGCTTTATTGGCCAAAGCAATTTTTGCCATCCGCGCAAATAAGTAGGAATAAATCAAATGGCCAACAACTCTTAAATATGGAACTGCTGCTGCACCAACTTCCTCATGATTCATCATAGCCTTCATGCCAATCTCTTTGGTCAGTTTTTCAACTTTGACTGCAATATCTGCGAGAGGGTCAATAAATTCTTGCATCTCTTTACGAACGCCTTCGTCCTCAATAAAGACCTCAATAATCTTGCCAAACTTGGTAAGTTTCTTACCCATATCTCCAAGTACTTTGCGCCCCAGTAAATCTAATGACTGAATGGTATTGGTGCCTTCATAAATCATATTGATACGGGCATCGCGAACATATTGTTCCATGCCCCATTCAGCTATATAGCCATGACCACCAAATACTTGCATGCCTTCATTGGTGGCAATAAATGCATTGTCTGTTAGGAAGGCTTTAATAATTGGGGTGAGTAGGGCAACCATTTCACCAGTTTCTTTGCGAACGCTTTCGTCAGGATGATTCAGCTCCTTATCAATCATCAGAGCCACCCAGTATGAGAAAGCTCTACCAGCTTCCGCATAAGCGCGTTGCGTTAACAGCATGCGTCGCACATCGGGGTGAACAATGATCGGATCAGCTGCTTTTTCTGGAGCCTTGGCACCAGTCAAGCTACGCATCTGCAAACGTTCTTTTGCATAGGCTGCCGAGTTTTGATAAGCCACTTCGGTTAAGCCAAGACTTTGCATGCCCACTCCAAGTCGAGCGGCATTCATCATGACAAACATGGCATTTAAACCTTTATGAGGTTCGCCAACAAGCGTGCCAATAGCGCCATCAAAATTCATGACGCAAGTAGCATTCCCATGTATGCCCATCTTATGTTCTAGGGAGCCACAGGAGACTGCATTAGCTTTGTCAATCGAACCATCAGCACCTACCTGAAACTTTGGCACAGCAAATAGAGAAATGCCTTTACTACCAATTGGAGAGTCTGGTAACCGAGCCAGCACTAAATGAACAATGTTTTCGGCTAAGTCATGTTCACCACTAGAAATAAAAATTTTAGTGCCAGTAATTGCATAAGTACCATCTACTTGTGGCTCTGCTTTTGTCTTTAATAAACCCAAATCCGTACCGCAATGGGGTTCAGTTAAACACATGGTTCCCGTCCATTGACCGGAAACCAATTTCTCTAAATATGTTTTTTTCTGCTCATCGGTACCATGTGCATGTAAACACTCATATGCTCCGTGAGATAGCCCAGGGTACATAGTCCAAGATTGATTGGCGGAGTTGAGGGTTTCATAAAGAACGGTATTAAGTAGTTGTGGCAATCCTTGACCGCCATAGGCAGGATCGCAAGAGAGGGCGGGCCAACCACCTGCCACATATAGTTCGTAGGCTTGCTTAAATCCAGTTGGAGTGGTGACAGATCCATCATCATGGCGGGTGCAACCTTCTTTATCGCCAATCTGATTAAGAGGAAACGCAATTTCACTAGCAAACTTACCAGCCTCTTCCATGATTTGATTCATCGTATCTTTATCTACGTCCTGATAGGCAGGCAGTGACGAAAACTCCTTGCTCGCATCCAGTAGTTCATGAATTACAAATTGAATATCGCGTAAGGGTGGTGTGTATTGAGGCATAGAAATTCCAGGTGTAAAGGATTATTCGAATATGACTTATAAAAATTAAGGTTTAGCGACTTGTTTAGACAAGAAAATGTCCTTAATCAACTTGTTTGCTAAGGCTAGGCTTTTAGGGTTCTGTAAAAACCTAGAGTCGTGATGGACTCCAAGTACAATGCTGTAAAGATGGAAGAGCATTTCCTGGGGGACGACTGATTTCTTCAAATGTCCCGCTGCAATAGCTTCTTTGATTGCTCGTAATAGGGCAGAGCGCCAATCTTCAACGCTTTTCACTAATTCATCACGCACAATTCCTGGTCGATCATCAAACTCCGCAGCGCCAGCAATAAAAAAGCAACTGGAAGTATTTTTACCTACGCTAATTTTTAACCAAGCATCGATCATGTGACGTAAGCGTGGTAGCCCCTTTGGTTTATTGAGGGCAGGCAAAAATACGAGTTCAGAAAAGTATTGGTAATACTTTCTAATAACTTCTATTTGAAGTTCCTCTCGAGAGCCAAAGTGCGCAAACACGCCACTTTTGCTCATCCCTACGTTTTCAGCCAAGTGACCTATGGTGATGCCTTCAAGACCCGACTTGCTAGCAATCTCAAGAGCAGCATTCAGAATCAGCAATTTGGTTGCTGAGCCTTTCTTAGATTCAACAGATAAACCTGAAAGATTTGACCTTGTATCAAGCATGGACATTAATTAATTAACTAATATTGTTGTAAAAATAATACGATCGTTCGTTTATATTACAACATTAATTGAAGTTGTAAACCTGCGTCAAGACCCTTTAATTCAAAGATTGAAGGGTGTCACCACCTAAATATTGATGCGCTGCAAAATAAATAAAGGGAAAACCCGAGATACAAAGTTAATTAGAACTATTTAAGATCAACACAGTTGTTTCAGATTATTAAAAAACTCAATACAGGAAGACATATGAAAACAGTAAAGATTAGCGCCTTGGCTTTAGCAATCGCTGGTGTATTTGCAACGAGTGTGCATGCACAGTCGGCAAAGACAAATGCTTGGGAGGGCGCGGATGTTGCGGTGAGCGTTGGCTATGGCCAGTTCACTCCTAAGATTGGCTCCATTTCCACTTCTGCCTTGAGATTTCCTGTTGCTGCTGCGGGTGGCGCCTACACTACAGCCTCATCTGGTAGCGCCACCTCTTCCGCTAATGATGTAACCACTGCAACTGCAAATATTAGTGCTGGCTACAACTGGGGTATTAATAGTAACTATGTTTTAGGTATTAGAGCTACTTATTATCCTGGTGCTAGCTCTGCTGCCTCTGGCTCTTTTACAACTTCTACAGCTGCAGTGGCATCACCAATTCCAGTGCCTGCAGGTACAACCCTTGTTACAAATCCTATAAGTTATAACGTAAAGAATTTATATAGTGTTGTTTTGACGCCTGGCTATGCTATTGATAACCAAAGGTTGGCGTATCTAAAGGTTGGCTATACCGGCTCCACGATTGGTATAAATGGACCTACATTGGCCTACTCAACAGTTAATTTATCTGGATACAGTCTCGGTGTTGGATACAAGCAGATGGTTTCGGAGTCGTTGTATGTTTTGGGTGAGTTTAATTACGCAGGCTTCTCTAATAAAACTGTGACCCTTACAAATACTTCCGGCGTAAACCTCACTGGTGCCTTCGGGGGATCTGGTATTGATTTTCTAGTTGGTCTTGGCTACCGCTTCTAATCATTGCTTCATCTTAAGTTTAAGTCAAAGCCCTCTGATCCTAGAGGGCTTTTTCTTTTCGACTTAATGTGTCGCCGTGTATAGAATGAGTCTTACAGAATTAATAATCTGATTACAAATATAAATAGATTGAGACTGGACATAAATCATGGTTAATCCTTCAAAACCCTGGTTAAAAAACTATCCAGAGGGCGTGCC
Encoded here:
- a CDS encoding 3-hydroxyacyl-CoA dehydrogenase/enoyl-CoA hydratase family protein, encoding MSENKIIKKVAILGAGVMGAQIAAQCINVGLPVVLFDLPSKSDDGKPVNKNAIALKAIENLKKLKPAPLGLANDANLIQAANYEDDLGLLAGCDLIIEAIAERLDWKHALYEKVAPHIPAHALFATNTSGLPIGELAKGFSGDLKKRFCGVHFFNPPRYMHLLELIPAVDTEPAVLDTLETFMTSTMGKGVVRAKDTPNFIGNRVGVFSILAVFAEAQKFCLGFDAVDAITGSKLGRAKSATFRTSDVVGLDTMAHVIKTMENSLQADPFSALFKVPEVVAQLISKGALGQKTKAGFYRKDGKNVMVLDATTGEYKASTATIEPLVERILKKPIAERLGLLRETDEPQAQFLWAIYRDIFHYCAIQLGDIAQSAREIDFAMRWGYGWDKGPFEDWQAAGVTQVANWIKEDIDAGKALSKEPLPAWLFSGPVAEKQAFHTPEGSWSASENKYIPRSDLPVYQKQVFRAPLLGDGSPDPKTAGTTIYENPDLRAWVEDREPTVLIASFRSKMNTISPDVLNGIQKAVEIAEANYAGLVIWQPSSLKLGTPGGPFSAGANLEAALPMVMKGGPAGVEPFVKLFQDTMMRVKYAQVPVVTAVSGIALGGGCELVMQSARRVTAIESYIGLVEVGVGLLPAGGGLKEAAIRAAQGVALAGNTNYLDFTKASFENAAMAKVSSSAQDAMRMAYLQKGDIIVPNVYELLAIAQNQVKAMQYAGYKPPISALIPVGGRSVAATVMGQVVNMRDGGFISEHDAFIAKKIIEIITGGNVDAGTLVTEEWLLKLERQAFVELIGHPKTMERIMGILQNGKPVRN
- a CDS encoding acyl-CoA dehydrogenase C-terminal domain-containing protein, with translation MPQYTPPLRDIQFVIHELLDASKEFSSLPAYQDVDKDTMNQIMEEAGKFASEIAFPLNQIGDKEGCTRHDDGSVTTPTGFKQAYELYVAGGWPALSCDPAYGGQGLPQLLNTVLYETLNSANQSWTMYPGLSHGAYECLHAHGTDEQKKTYLEKLVSGQWTGTMCLTEPHCGTDLGLLKTKAEPQVDGTYAITGTKIFISSGEHDLAENIVHLVLARLPDSPIGSKGISLFAVPKFQVGADGSIDKANAVSCGSLEHKMGIHGNATCVMNFDGAIGTLVGEPHKGLNAMFVMMNAARLGVGMQSLGLTEVAYQNSAAYAKERLQMRSLTGAKAPEKAADPIIVHPDVRRMLLTQRAYAEAGRAFSYWVALMIDKELNHPDESVRKETGEMVALLTPIIKAFLTDNAFIATNEGMQVFGGHGYIAEWGMEQYVRDARINMIYEGTNTIQSLDLLGRKVLGDMGKKLTKFGKIIEVFIEDEGVRKEMQEFIDPLADIAVKVEKLTKEIGMKAMMNHEEVGAAAVPYLRVVGHLIYSYLFARMAKIALANKASNDPFYQAKLATARFYFDKLLPETAMLIRQARAGSKSLMAMPAEFF
- a CDS encoding TetR/AcrR family transcriptional regulator, producing the protein MLDTRSNLSGLSVESKKGSATKLLILNAALEIASKSGLEGITIGHLAENVGMSKSGVFAHFGSREELQIEVIRKYYQYFSELVFLPALNKPKGLPRLRHMIDAWLKISVGKNTSSCFFIAGAAEFDDRPGIVRDELVKSVEDWRSALLRAIKEAIAAGHLKKSVVPQEMLFHLYSIVLGVHHDSRFLQNPKSLALANKLIKDIFLSKQVAKP
- a CDS encoding outer membrane protein, which encodes MKTVKISALALAIAGVFATSVHAQSAKTNAWEGADVAVSVGYGQFTPKIGSISTSALRFPVAAAGGAYTTASSGSATSSANDVTTATANISAGYNWGINSNYVLGIRATYYPGASSAASGSFTTSTAAVASPIPVPAGTTLVTNPISYNVKNLYSVVLTPGYAIDNQRLAYLKVGYTGSTIGINGPTLAYSTVNLSGYSLGVGYKQMVSESLYVLGEFNYAGFSNKTVTLTNTSGVNLTGAFGGSGIDFLVGLGYRF